The proteins below come from a single Leptotrichia sp. oral taxon 223 genomic window:
- a CDS encoding prolyl oligopeptidase family serine peptidase, producing MRTKVLVFVGLFLVSVLGISAEITFRDQEMYHSFSDQYSLNAKIFDYGQNIVSIEINTEGKGKNIQNKQIAKDTFKVFAKGTLPKDAGIVLDDKTKSSGTFEVEREIENIYVNDKGNIVINLKYGKDVAGANTLSYVTGNVSRNVLMDLEYKVEQKKEIKGYKTGFYRQGKIVDEEADKFVAAKSKSGVNYQYFKPVNKDDGKKHPLIIWFHGNGEGGYKNYRNNVSQKLANRGAVAFAEDKTQKIFGGAYVVAPQADDTWYNNYTKGYIKSVKAMIDEFASENNVDKNRIYVFGASAGGYMSFRMMIEYPDYFAAFSTSAAALDKAATSGGVATTTQDLMKIRNKPLWMVHAQNDPTISYENTSKRVYDVLSKYGAILSSYPNVKIHETEYNGHWSWIYSLRNMPVNNKGEHLFEWMAKQHLKK from the coding sequence ATGAGAACGAAGGTATTGGTGTTTGTAGGTTTGTTTTTGGTAAGTGTGTTGGGAATTTCAGCTGAAATTACATTTAGGGATCAGGAAATGTATCATTCGTTTAGTGATCAATATTCATTAAATGCAAAAATTTTTGATTATGGGCAAAATATTGTTTCCATTGAAATTAATACTGAAGGAAAAGGGAAAAATATTCAAAATAAACAAATTGCTAAAGATACATTTAAAGTTTTTGCTAAAGGAACTTTGCCAAAGGACGCTGGAATTGTGCTAGACGATAAGACTAAATCATCGGGGACATTTGAAGTTGAGAGGGAAATTGAGAATATTTATGTGAATGACAAGGGAAATATTGTTATTAACTTGAAATATGGGAAAGATGTGGCTGGAGCGAATACTTTGAGTTATGTTACTGGGAATGTTTCACGGAATGTACTGATGGATTTGGAATATAAAGTGGAGCAAAAAAAGGAGATAAAGGGTTATAAAACAGGATTTTATAGACAAGGGAAAATTGTTGATGAGGAAGCTGATAAGTTTGTAGCGGCGAAGTCTAAAAGTGGAGTGAATTATCAATATTTTAAACCTGTTAATAAAGATGATGGGAAGAAACATCCGCTTATAATCTGGTTTCATGGGAATGGTGAAGGCGGATACAAGAATTATCGAAATAATGTTTCACAAAAATTGGCAAATCGTGGTGCAGTGGCTTTTGCAGAAGATAAAACACAAAAGATATTTGGCGGGGCTTATGTTGTGGCACCGCAGGCTGATGACACTTGGTACAATAATTATACCAAAGGGTACATAAAATCAGTGAAGGCTATGATTGATGAATTTGCTTCTGAAAATAATGTTGATAAAAATAGAATTTATGTTTTTGGAGCTTCTGCTGGTGGATATATGTCATTTAGAATGATGATTGAATATCCAGATTATTTTGCGGCATTTAGTACAAGTGCAGCTGCTCTTGATAAAGCGGCTACTTCTGGTGGAGTTGCAACTACTACACAGGATTTGATGAAAATAAGAAATAAACCGCTTTGGATGGTTCACGCACAAAATGATCCGACTATTTCCTACGAAAATACAAGTAAAAGAGTTTACGATGTTCTTTCAAAATATGGAGCAATACTTTCCTCTTATCCAAATGTAAAAATTCATGAAACTGAGTACAATGGACACTGGAGCTGGATTTATAGTCTTAGAAATATGCCTGTGAATAATAAAGGGGAACATTTGTTTGAGTGGATGGCAAAGCAACATTTGAAAAAATAA
- a CDS encoding ankyrin repeat domain-containing protein, whose product MSKYKTIWAAVRFGTLKDVIEIFKKGDEKIGDASGDSILFDALANTNSIARYEITNFLINKGADVKAVTEDGISLFFPLFSYGWTDIVKTTILCKTLLEKGADITTIYKKEKTVAFKELFNIGAPEMEMLPLYQLIFSQPGLPLLVKDKWGLTVIEFARRSNRPIAVQMMEDYVKKYNLEEEN is encoded by the coding sequence ATGTCAAAATATAAAACAATATGGGCAGCAGTAAGATTTGGAACATTAAAAGATGTTATAGAAATATTCAAAAAAGGAGATGAAAAAATTGGAGATGCATCAGGAGATAGTATCTTATTTGATGCATTAGCAAATACTAATAGCATTGCACGTTATGAAATTACTAATTTTTTAATAAATAAAGGAGCTGATGTTAAAGCAGTAACAGAAGATGGGATAAGTTTATTTTTTCCATTATTCTCATATGGTTGGACAGATATAGTAAAAACAACAATATTGTGTAAAACATTATTGGAAAAAGGCGCGGATATAACAACAATATATAAGAAAGAGAAAACGGTTGCTTTCAAGGAATTATTTAATATTGGTGCTCCTGAAATGGAAATGTTACCACTATATCAGCTAATATTTTCTCAACCAGGACTTCCTCTCTTAGTAAAGGATAAATGGGGATTAACAGTAATTGAATTTGCGAGAAGATCTAATAGACCGATAGCAGTACAAATGATGGAAGACTATGTAAAGAAATATAATTTGGAAGAAGAAAATTAA
- a CDS encoding ankyrin repeat domain-containing protein → MTIYSAADMGTYEEFLKIFKEGDQNEISPSGRSLLFTALCNPKLEERYRIANFLINKGADVKIVTEDGMSLFFPLFSRCCKDIVKTTILCKTLLEKGADITVMHKREKTVSFKELFNTGTPEMKMLPLYQLIFSQPGLPLLVKDKWGLTVIEFARRFNRPIAVKMMEDYVKKYNLKEDS, encoded by the coding sequence ATGACAATTTATTCAGCAGCAGATATGGGAACATATGAAGAATTTTTAAAAATATTTAAAGAAGGAGATCAAAATGAAATAAGTCCATCAGGACGAAGTTTACTTTTCACAGCATTATGCAATCCAAAATTAGAAGAAAGATATAGAATAGCAAATTTTCTTATAAATAAAGGAGCAGATGTTAAAATAGTGACGGAAGATGGAATGAGCTTGTTTTTTCCACTATTTTCACGTTGCTGTAAAGATATAGTTAAAACAACGATACTATGTAAAACATTATTGGAAAAAGGAGCGGATATAACAGTAATGCATAAAAGAGAAAAGACAGTTTCATTCAAAGAATTATTTAACACTGGTACTCCTGAAATGAAAATGTTACCATTGTATCAACTGATATTTTCTCAACCAGGGCTTCCTCTTTTAGTAAAAGATAAATGGGGACTAACAGTAATTGAATTTGCGAGAAGGTTTAATAGACCAATAGCAGTGAAAATGATGGAAGATTATGTAAAAAAATATAACCTAAAAGAAGACAGTTAG